One Fusarium poae strain DAOMC 252244 chromosome 4, whole genome shotgun sequence DNA window includes the following coding sequences:
- a CDS encoding hypothetical protein (BUSCO:3023at5125), with the protein MSLLPQDVHAELSQLLQALQSPDNSIRSQAEEHLQNNWTASRPEVLLMGLAEQIQGAGDNATRSFAAVIFRRIASKTRKNDAGESMDLFLSLTKDQAAVIRQKLLETLAAESDRLVRNKISDAVAELARQYTENGDAWPDLLSALFQLSQAPEAEKRENAFRVFATTPAIIEKQHEEAVLQAFQKGFKDDAVMVRLAAMEAFASFFRTISKKGQAKYYALIPDVLNILPPIKDTQDSDDLSKALLALIDLAESAPKMFKPLFSNLVQFSISVVQDKELDNICRQNALELMATFADYAPSVCRKDPSYTNDMITQCLSLMTDLGEDDDDASEWMASDDFDQDESDQNHVAGEQTMDRLANKLGGQTILAPTFNWLPRMMTSMAWRDRHAALMAISAISEGCRDLMIGELSQVLDLVVPALQDPHPRVRWAGCNALGQMSTDFAPKMQTDHYDRVLKAIVPVLSSPEGRVKSHAAAALVNFCEEAEKATLEPYLDDLLSQLFQLLQNDKRYVQEQALSTIATIADAAEAAFSKYYDTLMPLLVNVLQNQSEKEYRLLRAKAMECATLIALAVGKERLGQDAMTLVNLLANIQTNITDADDPQAQYLMHCWGRMCRVLGSDFLPFLHNVMPPLLELAVAKADIQLLDDDDQVEQMQNEEGWELVPLKGKMIGIKTSTMDDKHMAIELLVVYAQVLEASFAPYVSDIMEKIALPGLAFFFHDPVRYISAKLVPQLLGSYKKAYGSQSAELRGLWNATVDKLLEVLTAEPAIDTLAEMYQCFYESVEVVGRECLSADHLNRFIDSVHSALEDYKDRVAQREQDKEGATADDVEDEAEDTLIAIEDDQTLLSDMNKAFHAIFKNHGAAFLPAWERLMTTYEGFLGSPDPTQRQWGLCIMDDVLEYCGPESTRYANFITQPLIDGCRDLSPAIRQAAAYGIGVAAHRGGAPWAQFLGSSVPFLFQVTQVPDARNEDNVYATENACAAIAKILHYNSSTVNDVQNVITQWVETLPVINDEEAAPYAYAYLAELIEKQHPAVVNQAGKVFVFIAQALEAETLVGQTANRVVQVTKGLLQSTSVDPSPLLQQFSPQAQQTIMGFFN; encoded by the exons ATGTCTCTGCTTCCGCAAGATGTCCATGCAGAGCTTTCACAGCTTCTGCAGGCTCTGCAGTCCCCCGACAACAGCATACGATCCCAAGCCGAGGAGCATTTGCAGAATAACTGGACCGCCAGTCGTCCCGAGGTTCTGTTGATGGGACTGGCGGAACAAATTCAAGGCGCTGGCGACAATGCGACCCGATCCTTTGCCGCTGTTATTTTCCGTCGAATTGCGTCCAAGACCCGCAAGAATGATGCTGGAGAGAGCATGgacctctttctctctctgaCCAAGGACCAGGCCGCCGTCATTCGACAGAAGCTTCTCGAGACACTCGCCGCCGAGTCTGATCGGCTTGTTCGTAACAAGATTAGTGATGCTGTTGCCGAACTTGCCAGACAATACACAGAGAACG GTGATGCTTGGCCCGACCTGCTCAGTGCTCTTTTCCAACTTAGCCAAGCGCCCGAGGCTGAGAAGCGAGAAAATGCGTTCCGAGTGTTTGCTACAACTCCTGCAATCATAGAGAAGCAGCACGAGGAGGCAGTTCTTCAAGCTTTCCAAAAAGGATTCAAAGACGACGCCGTTATG GTCCGCCTTGCCGCTATGGAAGCCTTTGCTTCATTTTTTCGAACCATAAGCAAGAAGGGACAGGCCAAATACTACGCCCTCATTCCTGATGTGCTCAACATTCTGCCCCCGATCAAGGATACACAGGACTCCGACGACCTCAGCAAGGCGCTCCTTGCTCTTATCGATCTCGCCGAGTCAGCTCCCAAGATGTTCAAGCCGCTCTTTTCGAATCTTGTCCAGTTCAGCATCTCTGTAGTCCAGGACAAGGAACTCGATAATATCTGTCGCCAGAACGCCCTAGAACTTATGGCGACCTTCGCCGACTATGCGCCTTCTGTGTGCCGAAAGGACCCCTCTTATACAAACGACATGATCACACAGTGTTTGAGTCTTATGACGGATCTCGGtgaagacgatgacgatgcctCTGAGTGGATGGCATCAGACGAT TTTGACCAGGACGAGAGTGACCAGAATCATGTTGCTGGAGAGCAGACCATGGACCGACTTGCAAACAAACTTGGTGGCCAAACCATTTTGGCTCCTACTTTCAACTGGCTCCCTCGCATGATGACTTCCATGGCCTGGAGGGACAGACACGCCGCCCTGATGGCTATCTCAGCCATCTCAGAAGGTTGCCGAGACCTTATGATTGGCGAACTTAGCCAGGTGCTCGATTTGGTGGTTCCTGCACTCCaagatcctcatcctcgagTTCGATGGGCTGGCTGCAATGCTCTTGGTCAGATGAGCACTGATTTTGCCCCCAAAATGCAAACAGATCACTATGACCGCGTACTCAAGGCCATTGTTCCTGTCTTGAGCTCCCCCGAGGGTCGAGTCAAGTCCCACGCAGCTGCTGCCCTTGTCAACTTTTGtgaggaggctgagaaggcCACGCTTGAGCCATACCTGGACGACCTTCTATCGCAACTTTTCCAGCTTCTTCAGAACGACAAGCGATACGTCCAGGAGCAAGCTCTTTCCACCATTGCTACtattgctgatgctgctgAGGCGGCCTTTTCCAAATACTACGACACTCTCATGCCTCTCCTTGTCAATGTTCTCCAGAACCAAAGCGAGAAGGAGTACCGACTTCTGCGTGCCAAGGCTATGGAATGTGCGACGTTGATTGCCCTGGCTGTTGGAAAGGAACGTCTCGGCCAGGACGCCATGACCCTTGTCAACCTCCTTGCCAATATCCAGACCAACATCACCGACGCTGATGACCCCCAGGCACAGTACCTCATGCACTGCTGGGGTCGTATGTGTCGTGTCCTCGGATCCGACTTCCTCCCCTTCCTTCATAACGTCATGCCGCCTCTGCTCGAACTTGCCGTGGCCAAGGCTGATATTCAGCTgctggatgacgatgacCAGGTCGAGCAGATGCAGAACGAGGAAGGATGGGAGCTTGTCCCCCTCAAGGGTAAGATGATTGGTATCAAGACGAGCACCATGGACGATAAGCACATGGCCATAGAACTCCTGGTTGTCTACGCCCAAGTTCTTGAGGCTTCTTTTGCTCCTTACGTCTCAGACATCATGGAGAAGATTGCGCTTCCTGGTCTTGCATTCTTCTTCCATGACCCTGTTAGATATATTTCCGCCAAGCTTGTCCCTCAGCTGCTAGGCTCCTACAAGAAAGCTTACGGCTCGCAATCTGCCGAACTCCGCGGTCTATGGAACGCCACCGTCGATAAGCTTCTCGAGGTTCTGACTGCAGAACCTGCTATTGACACTCTTGCCGAGATGTACCAATGCTTCTACGAATCTGTCGAGGTTGTAGGAAGGGAATGTCTTTCTGCTGATCATTTAAACCGATTCATCGATTCTGTTCACTCTGCACTTGAGGACTACAAGGATCGTGTTGCGCAACGTGAGCAGGACAAGGAAGGAGCCACCGCTGACGATGTGGAGGATGAGGCTGAGGATACTCTGATAGCCATTGAAGACGATCAGACCCTCCTCTCCGATATGAACAAGGCATTTCACGCCATCTTTAAAAACCATGGTGCCGCATTCTTGCCCGCTTGGGAGCGCTTAATGACCACATACGAAGGTTTCCTCGGCTCTCCTGACCCAACCCAGAGACAATGGGGTTTGTGCATCATGGATGATGTCCTCGAGTACTGTGGTCCCGAAAGCACACGGTATGCCAACTTCATTACACAACCGTTGATTGACGGCTGCCGAGACCTTTCTCCGGCTATCCGCCAGGCGGCGGCCTACGGCATCGGAGTGGCAGCGCACCGCGGTGGGGCACCATGGGCCCAGTTCCTGGGGAGCTCGGTACCTTTCCTCTTCCAAGTCACCCAAGTTCCTGATGCTCGTAATGAGGACAATGTGTATGCGACCGAGAATGCATGTGCAGCAATCGCTAAGATTCTTCACTACAACTCCAGCACCGTTAATGACGTGCAAAATGTAATCACGCAATGGGTTGAGACTCTGCCGGTGATAAATGACGAGGAAGCGGCGCCCTACGCCTATGCGTACTTGGCTGAGCTGATTGAAAA ACAACACCCAGCTGTTGTTAACCAGGCTGGCAAGGTTTTCGTTTTCATTGCCCAAGCCCTTGAGGCAGAGACACTTGTAGGACAGACTGCCAATCGCGTAGTCCAAGTTACCAAAGGACTCCTACAGTCGACTTCAGTCGATCCTTCCCCGCTCCTACAACAATTCTCTCCCCAGGCACAACAAACTATCATGGGATTCTTTAACTAG
- the SDS23 gene encoding cell separation during budding (BUSCO:26514at5125): MDPSPSSSRELKETRATSSTSLNSAASGSSSSQKPPTFSQRSPSVSISAGSGPSSIPAHRQSFAENLRNAPSSPRSQRHPSFTQAALQELLSHPPAGNKHANPKFAGRDWRDVSVGELVSPDDIKWVEFDTSVEEATKALLKSHTNVVLVREDASTHTAVSTFDYTDLNVYLLVVVGLAKPEDDQVELFNSILAKAQEGGQIPLRDVFPLFRKESLVTLPSEDKLAQAIQILGSGIHRLLVTATSGEVVGIASQLRIVEFFWNEGVNFPSIDRLYPAMLRDLGVGTKDIVSVNSDAALSEALTLMHNEGLTSVAVVDNGLNVVGNISTKDVRHLTKSSNAHLLNSSCMNFISVILNERGVEHGRDAFPVFYVNPYSTLAHTVAKLVATRSHRMWVVESASPSPSAPATPLMGPQSFTTPTHPPPAAPASISTHAAPPSPVPTAAVPASPVPTAAVPASAMAGARLSGRLTGVISLTDVLNMFAKSTGLHPADPNEERARRRRSSSSSVRPSIDSHRASIDFRR; this comes from the exons ATGGACCCCTCACCAAGCTCCTCTCGCGAGCTCAAGGAGACCCGCGCAACCAGTTCAACTAGTCTAAATAGTGCTGCCTCGGgttcttcgtcatcacagAAGCCACCTACTTTTTCCCAACGATCTCCTTCTGTTTCCATTTCCGCAGGCTCTGGGCCAAGCTCCATTCCCGCCCATCGCCAGAGCTTCGCTGAGAACCTACGAAATGCGCCATCCTCACCACGATCTCAGCGACATCCTTCTTTCACTCAGGCTGCTCTTCAGGAGCTTCTGAGCCACCCTCCGGCTGGAAACAAGCACGCCAACCCCAAATTCGCTGGCCGTGATTGGCGGGACGTATCTGTTGGAGAGCTCGTGTCTCCAGACGATATAAAATGGGTCGAGTTTGACACCAGCGTCGAGGAAGCCACGAAG GCACTTCTTAAAAGCCACACAAATGTTGTCCTGGTGCGCGAGGATGCCTCTACTCATACTGCCGTCTCCACATTCGATTACACCGACCTGAACGTATATCTGCTTGTTGTTGTCGGTCTGGCCAAGCCAGAGGACGATCAAGTTGAACTTTTCAATTCTATCTTGGCCAAAGCTCAAGAAGGTGGCCAAATTCCTTTGCGAGACGTCTTTCCTTTATTCCGTAAGGAATCTCTTGTTACACTGCCCAGCGAGGATAAGCTCGCCCAAGCCATTCAAATTCTAGGCAGTGGCATTCATCGTCTCCTGGTGACGGCCACTAGTGGCGAAGTTGTTGGCATTGCAAGCCAACTTCGAATTGTCGAGTTCTTCTGGAACGAGGGCGTCAATTTCCCCTCTATCGATCGGCTATATCCTGCCATGCTTCGTGATTTAGGCGTAGGTACCAAGGACATCGTATCTGTCAA CTCTGATGCAGCATTGTCAGAAGCCCTTACACTTATGCACAATGAAGGCCTCACAAGTGTGGCTGTTGTAGATAACGGCCTAAATGTCGTTGGCAATATTTCGACCAAAGATGTTCGGCACTTGACCAAGAGTTCCAACGCCCACTTGCTCAACTCATCGTGCATGAATTTCATTTCAGTGATTCTTAACGAGCGAGGAGTTGAACATGGGCGCGACGCTTTTCCTGTATTCTACGTCAACCCGTACTCGACACTGGCTCATACTGTTGCTAAGCTTGTTGCGACTCGGTCGCACAGGATGTGGGTGGTCGAATCGGCATCGCCCTCACCTTCTGCTCCTGCTACGCCCCTAATGGGGCCTCAATCTTTTACGACTCCAACGCATCCACCTCCGGCCGCGCCTGCATCGATATCAACTCATGCTGCACCTCCATCACCTGTACCTACTGCCGCCGTGCCTGCGTCGCCAGTCCCTACCGCTGCTGTACCAGCCTCTGCCATGGCTGGTGCTCGCTTGTCTGGCAGACTCACTGGTGTCATCTCGTTGACGGATGTTCTGAACATGTTTGCAAAGTCAACAGGCCTACACCCTGCTGACCCCAACGAGGAGCGAGCACGGCGAAGACGAAGCTCAAGCAGCTCAGTGCGGCCCAGTATCGACTCACACCGAGCAAGCATTGACTTCCGACGATGA
- a CDS encoding hypothetical protein (BUSCO:6582at5125) has product MDGFYSPHQQQQQQQQQQQQQQQQQQRMQPNQPNQPNHMQHNMNDPSYFPGGDSLDDIVRDNQDKLYRRQSMPQGFANHMGQFQMPQHQEQHHQVQRRMSAVGNGDIMTFGTDNGDLNSYQFNQPMGPGFPTINTSIGMDQMGNYMAADPNDYSAISPDMMSSMMPNTFASMSVGAQMAGNGSPMNLYSPSIGQFPQGQLTPQVQVSNDFSMDLSPDGSSMSMNQSNPPRPNSIPAPANTTMDTIEEPGDSMMNSHQPYNNGDNSQNLPSLSRQVSTASGSVVSPPQQQSHGTVSTTVTQPTSASVATTPSTGDGPRDSKEKTIYSKSGFDMLKALWLVATRKNPRIQLGAVDMSCAFVVCDVSMNDCPIIYVSDNFQNLTGYSRHEIVGQNCRFLQAPDGKVEAGSKREFVDDGAVYNLKKMVHEGREVQQSLINYRKGGKPFLNLLTMIPIPWDTDEIRYFIGFQIDLVECPDAIASNQDLGGVKVNYKHSDIGQYIWTPPQSSQWEPENGQTLGVDDVSTLLQQFSPKGLTSDWHKQSWDKMLLENTDDVVHVLSLKGLFLYLSPSCKKVLEYEAADLVGNSLSTVCHPSDIVPVTRELKDTTTGNPVNIVFRIRRKHSGYTWFESHGSLFVEQGKGRKCIILVGRKRPVFALSRRNLEANGGIGDSELWTKLSTSGLFLYVSSNIRSLLDLQPDSLVGTSIQDLMRKESRPEFGRTMEKARRGKTVTCKHEVQNRRGQVLQAQTTLYPGDASEGQKPSFLLAQTKLLKASSRNLAPASASGSRSVAATPRLNNGNESHATGHVSQPAGGALAPGTQDAALASEDNIFDELRTTKCSSWQFELRQMEKVNRILAEELGGLLSSKKKRKRRKGVGNVVRDCANCHTRNTPEWRRGPSGQRDLCNSCGLRWAKQTGRVSPRNSSRGANTVNGDSRSKKSNSPSSPLHKELSADSSNAQAANGENGINPAQLSKQKIINGTAAPSGAPSATGVKTSAGMPPLSHSSMLGVGQPSSMASIREERETSQP; this is encoded by the exons ATGGATGGCTTCTACTCCCCccatcagcaacagcagcagcaacagcaacaacagcagcagcagcagcagcaacaacaacgcATGCAGCCGAACCAGCCGAACCAGCCGAATCACATGCAACACAATATGAATGACCCTTCCTACTTTCCAGGAGGGGATTCCCTCGACGACATTGTTCGCGATAACCAAGACAAATTATACCGCCGGCAGAGCATGCCCCAGGGTTTTGCTAACCACATGGGCCAGTTTCAGATGCCACAGCACCAGGAGCAACATCATCAAGTGCAAAGACGGATGTCTGCTGTTGGTAATGGCGATATAATGACTTTTGGGACTGATAACGGTGACCTTAACTCCTATCAATTCAACCAACCTATGGGGCCAGGCTTCCCAACCATCAATACCTCTATCGGTATGGACCAAATGGGCAATTATATGGCAGCCGACCCTAACGATTACTCGGCCATCTCTCCTGATATGATGAGCTCAATGATGCCCAATACGTTTGCTAGTATGAGCGTTGGGGCGCAGATGGCGGGTAACGGCTCGCCCATGAACCTCTACTCTCCATCCATCGGACAATTTCCACAGGGTCAACTTACCCCTCAAGTTCAAGTCAGTAACGACTTCTCTATGGATCTATCTCCCGACGGTAGTTCAATGAGCATGAATCAAAGCAACCCTCCTCGACCGAATTCGATTCCGGCCCCTGCCAATACAACTATGGACACAATAGAAGAACCGGGCGACAGCATGATGAATAGCCATCAGCCTTATAATAACGGAGATAACAGCCAAAATTTACCTTCTTTGTCTCGGCAGGTCTCAACCGCCTCTGGATCTGTCGTTTCTCCTCCACAGCAACAGTCACACGGGACTGTGTCGACAACTGTTACCCAGCCCACCAGTGCATCAGTCGCTACGACGCCATCAACCGGCGATGGTCCCAGAGATTCAAAAGAAAAGACCATATACTCGAAGAGCGGGTTTGATATGCTCAAGGCTTTATGGCTAGTTGCTACGCGCAAAAATCCGCGGATTCAACTCGGTGCCGTTGATATGTCGTGTGCTTTCGTTGTCTGCGATGTTTCCATGAACGATTGCCCCATTATATATGTTTCCGACAACTTTCAGAACCTGACTGGTTACAGCCGCCACGAGATTGTTGGACAAAATTGCCGGTTCCTTCAAGCGCCTGATGGTAAAGTCGAAGCGGGATCCAAGCGCGAATTCGTCGACGATGGTGCCGTGTACAACTTGAAAAAGATGGTTCATGAGGGCAGAGAAGTCCAACAAAGCCTGATCAATTATAGAAAGGGCGGAAAGCCGTTCTTGAATCTTCTAACCATGATTCCCATCCCCTGGGACACGGACGAAATTAGATATTTTATTGGCTTCCAGATCGATCTCGTGGAATGTCCTGATGCAATCGCATCTAATCAAGATCTAGGAGGTGTTAAAGTGAACTACAAACACAGCGACATCGGTCAGTATATCTGGACACCACCACAATCTAGCCAATGGGAGCCTGAAAATGGCCAGACCTTGGGCGTGGATGATGTTTCAACTCTACTGCAGCAATTTAGTCCAAAGGGTTTGACATCAGATTGGCACAAGCAATCCTGGGataagatgctcctcgagaATACCGACGACGTTGTCCATGTCCTTTCACTGAAAGGCTTGTTTCTATACCTCTCACCATCGTGCAAAAAGGTTTTGGAATACGAGGCCGCTGATCTTGTTGGCAACTCACTCTCAACTGTCTGTCATCCGTCCGATATTGTTCCCGTCACACGAGAATTAAAGGATACAACGACCGGGAACCCAGTGAATATCGTTTTCCGGATACGGAGAAAACACAGCGGCTATACGTGGTTCGAAAGCCACGGGTCACTCTTTGTCGAACAAGGGAAAGGCCGGAAGTGCATCATTCTGGTGGGTCGCAAGCGGCCAGTGTTCGCTTTAAGCCGCCGCAATCTTGAAGCAAACGGAGGCATTGGTGACAGTGAGTTGTGGACAAAGCTCTCGACATCAGGTCTTTTCTTGTATGTCTCTTCGAACATCAGGTCACTGCTCGACCTTCAGCCCGATAGCCTGGTCGGAACCAGTATACAGGATCTTATGCGGAAAGAATCGCGACCTGAATTTGGACGAACGATGGAAAAGGCAAGGCGCGGAAAAACCGTTACTTGCAAGCACGAGGTTCAGAATCGCAGGGGCCAGGTGTTGCAGGCACAGACGACTCTATACCCGGGCGACGCCTCCGAAGGCCAAAAGCCATCATTTTTGCTTGCTCAAACAAAATTACTAAAGGCTTCGTCGCGCAACCTCGCACCTGCTAGCGCATCTGGTTCCAGGTCAGTCGCTGCTACCCCGAGATTAAACAACGGTAACGAAAGCCATGCGACAGGCCATGTCTCGCAGCCTGCCGGTGGCGCACTCGCACCAGGTACCCAAGATGCAGCTCTGGCCTCAGAAGACAACATTTTCGACGAATTAAGAACCACTAAATGCTCTAGTTGGCAATTCGAGTTACGACAGATGGAGAAGGTGAATCGCATATTGGCCGAGGAACTCGGAGGTTTGCTTTCtagcaagaagaagcgtaAGAGAAGAAAGGGAGTTGGCAATGTCGTTCGGGATTGTGCAAACTGCCACACAAGGAATACGCCAGAGTGGCGTCGAGGACCCAGTGGTCAGAGGGATCTTTGTAACAGCTGTGGTCTCCGTTGGGCCAAACAG ACTGGTCGAGTTTCCCCTCGTAATTCTTCGCGTGGAGCCAACACTGTCAACGGCGATTCTCGAAGCAAAAAGTCCAATTCTCCCTCATCGCCGTTGCATAAAGAACTTTCGGCCGACAGTTCCAACGCACAGGCCGCTAATGGCGAAAACGGCATTAACCCGGCCCAGCTTTCGAAGCAGAAAATCATCAATGGAACAGCGGCGCCCAGCGGCGCTCCTTCGGCAACTGGTGTCAAGACCTCAGCCGGAATGCCGCCCTTGAGCCATTCCTCAATGTTGGGTGTTGGGCAACCTTCGTCAATGGCTTCGATCCGAGAAGAGCGTGAGACAAGCCAACCCTAA